A single Tuberibacillus sp. Marseille-P3662 DNA region contains:
- a CDS encoding DUF84 family protein gives MTTLAIGTKNPAKVKAVTRYAESHSMTVHPVNVDSGVSNQPMNDAETLTGATNRAMGARQANGNDFGIGLEGGVMTVGRTMYLCSWGALTDQDDNIVTASGARVTLPETLSTGIQKGYELGDIIDDFAQQKNIKQNEGTIGVLTNNLIKRDHVFFEIVQILFAQYKYPIRD, from the coding sequence TTGACGACCCTTGCTATTGGTACGAAAAATCCAGCAAAAGTTAAAGCGGTAACACGATACGCTGAATCCCATTCAATGACCGTCCATCCGGTTAATGTAGATTCAGGTGTCAGTAATCAGCCGATGAATGATGCTGAGACACTGACAGGCGCAACAAACCGGGCAATGGGGGCACGGCAAGCTAATGGAAATGATTTTGGCATCGGCCTTGAAGGGGGTGTCATGACGGTCGGTAGAACAATGTATCTCTGCAGTTGGGGAGCGCTGACTGACCAAGACGATAATATTGTGACCGCTTCTGGAGCTCGAGTCACGTTACCTGAAACATTGTCAACAGGGATTCAGAAAGGCTATGAATTAGGTGATATTATTGACGACTTTGCTCAGCAGAAAAATATCAAGCAAAATGAAGGCACTATAGGTGTCTTGACGAATAATTTAATTAAAAGGGATCACGTTTTTTTCGAGATTGTCCAAATCCTGTTTGCCCAATATAAATATCCTATTCGTGATTAG
- a CDS encoding phosphotransferase family protein, with translation MFQLFDNEDWVISSAGGVTGEAYLAQSSDRKIFLKRNSSPFLAVLSAEGIVPKLLWTKRLENGDVITAQEWLNGRELKAVDMKSTQVAHLLKKIHSSEPLVFMLSRLGNAPVTPPSILGELEECYAKHRAHAGIREAMNFLKTNAKNVNYSGKVVCHSDINHNNWLMDNNGYLYLVDWDQAIIADPALDLGLVLYWYIDEAHWAEWLAQYGWPLTADLRLRMHWYMLSQTLMFMFWHWDRGQYKQAKLYETDLLRLNRFSHKYF, from the coding sequence TTGTTCCAACTATTCGATAATGAAGATTGGGTGATTTCATCGGCTGGCGGTGTCACTGGTGAAGCTTATCTTGCCCAATCTTCTGACCGAAAAATATTTTTAAAAAGAAATTCATCACCGTTTTTGGCCGTTTTGTCCGCAGAGGGTATCGTCCCTAAATTATTATGGACGAAGCGCCTTGAGAATGGAGATGTCATAACAGCTCAAGAATGGTTGAATGGTCGTGAATTAAAGGCCGTTGATATGAAGTCTACCCAAGTAGCGCATTTACTTAAGAAAATTCATTCTTCCGAGCCCCTGGTTTTCATGCTGTCGCGTTTAGGGAATGCCCCGGTGACGCCACCATCTATTTTGGGTGAATTAGAAGAATGTTATGCCAAACATCGTGCCCATGCAGGTATTCGAGAAGCGATGAATTTCTTAAAAACTAATGCAAAAAACGTTAATTATTCGGGAAAAGTCGTGTGCCATTCAGATATTAATCATAATAATTGGCTGATGGATAATAATGGTTATCTCTATCTTGTTGACTGGGATCAAGCGATTATTGCCGACCCCGCATTGGATTTAGGGTTAGTACTTTATTGGTATATCGATGAAGCCCATTGGGCCGAATGGTTAGCCCAATATGGCTGGCCATTGACCGCAGATTTAAGATTGCGTATGCATTGGTATATGCTGTCACAAACATTAATGTTTATGTTTTGGCATTGGGATCGCGGTCAATATAAACAGGCCAAGTTATATGAAACGGATTTACTACGGTTGAATCGCTTTAGCCATAAATATTTTTAG
- a CDS encoding nicotinate phosphoribosyltransferase, which produces MKEIELKLQGKIKRLTNKTFKFDERVGEGWFSAVYFIKSCDIASEYKPDNIVTMQFFQKKHAVLCGTDEAIAIIKTFAKNVEELEVYSLKDGDKIEPYETVLTITGPYQNFGFLEGVIDGILARRTSVATNVYNVVKAARQSGIQKPVIFMGDRDDHFTQQAGDGYSAYIGGSTAQATHAMNEWWGKYGMGTMPHALLQLFEGDVVAACQAYHDRYPDDEIMALVDYNNDVIGDSLKLARVFGDLLKSVRVDTSKNMVDQYFLRNDHLLGKFDPRGVNPELLFALRKALDAEGFHHVKIVASGGFTMEKIKSFEEQNVPVDMYGIGSNLLNIKYSFTGDNVLLNGKHAAKAGRKYHPNPRLEKVE; this is translated from the coding sequence ATGAAGGAAATAGAGTTGAAATTACAGGGCAAAATTAAAAGATTAACGAATAAAACTTTTAAATTTGATGAACGGGTTGGTGAAGGCTGGTTTTCGGCTGTCTATTTCATCAAATCTTGTGATATTGCCAGTGAATATAAGCCGGACAATATCGTAACCATGCAATTTTTTCAAAAGAAGCATGCTGTCTTATGCGGGACGGATGAAGCGATTGCGATAATTAAAACATTTGCCAAAAATGTGGAGGAACTTGAGGTCTATTCATTGAAAGACGGGGATAAAATTGAACCCTATGAAACGGTGTTAACCATAACTGGACCTTATCAAAATTTTGGCTTTTTAGAAGGTGTGATTGACGGTATTCTTGCCAGAAGAACGTCGGTTGCTACGAATGTCTATAATGTTGTTAAAGCCGCCCGCCAATCCGGTATTCAGAAACCGGTTATTTTCATGGGGGATCGTGATGATCACTTTACCCAACAAGCAGGAGACGGCTATTCAGCTTACATAGGTGGATCGACTGCTCAAGCTACTCATGCCATGAATGAATGGTGGGGGAAATATGGCATGGGGACCATGCCGCATGCCTTATTGCAATTATTTGAAGGTGATGTAGTTGCTGCTTGTCAGGCCTATCATGACCGCTATCCCGATGATGAAATCATGGCACTCGTGGATTATAATAATGATGTTATCGGCGACAGTTTAAAATTAGCACGTGTTTTTGGCGATCTGTTAAAATCAGTTCGCGTTGATACGTCCAAAAATATGGTTGACCAATACTTTCTACGAAACGACCATTTGCTGGGTAAATTTGATCCACGCGGCGTCAATCCAGAGCTTCTATTTGCGCTTCGTAAAGCGCTTGATGCTGAAGGGTTTCATCATGTTAAGATTGTGGCAAGTGGTGGGTTTACGATGGAGAAAATTAAGTCATTTGAAGAACAAAATGTTCCAGTTGACATGTATGGCATCGGTAGCAATTTGTTAAATATCAAGTATTCATTTACGGGGGATAATGTCCTTTTAAATGGGAAACACGCGGCCAAAGCCGGTCGGAAATATCATCCTAACCCCCGATTGGAGAAGGTAGAATAA
- the ytpR gene encoding YtpR family tRNA-binding protein — MNIFYNPAGIGDTLIVTMNTSVKGERRTERRNNVARIYDDKNDKTLGYNIFNASHQIGPIDEYGVIELDEPMARQLNQQLEAEHFNPELSADGLPMFITGHVIEKNQHPDADKLSVCQVDIGRETLQIVCGAPNVEKGLNVVVARVGAVMPSGMLIKDSKLRGVASTGMICSAKELGLANAPEKKGILELPSDVDTGISFYGQMDHESMSK; from the coding sequence ATGAATATATTCTATAACCCAGCAGGCATTGGTGACACACTGATTGTAACGATGAATACATCTGTGAAAGGTGAACGGCGAACGGAGCGTCGGAACAATGTCGCCAGGATTTATGATGACAAGAATGATAAGACATTAGGTTATAATATTTTTAATGCTTCGCATCAAATTGGACCAATTGATGAATATGGTGTTATTGAATTGGATGAGCCGATGGCCCGTCAACTGAATCAGCAGCTTGAGGCCGAACACTTTAACCCCGAGCTAAGTGCAGACGGGCTTCCTATGTTTATCACTGGCCATGTTATTGAGAAAAACCAGCATCCAGATGCCGATAAACTGAGTGTTTGTCAGGTTGATATCGGCAGGGAAACGCTGCAAATTGTGTGTGGTGCACCTAATGTTGAAAAAGGCCTTAATGTGGTTGTCGCCCGGGTAGGGGCCGTGATGCCCAGCGGTATGCTTATTAAGGACTCAAAATTACGTGGTGTTGCATCAACAGGAATGATTTGTTCAGCTAAAGAATTAGGATTGGCTAACGCGCCGGAAAAGAAAGGTATTCTTGAATTGCCATCAGATGTCGATACAGGAATTTCCTTTTATGGGCAAATGGACCACGAGTCTATGTCTAAGTGA
- a CDS encoding M42 family metallopeptidase, whose protein sequence is MDQETQTLFKTLTELPGAPGFEHDVRQFLKGELKKYSDDMIQDRLGSIFGVKKGDTEGPKVMVAGHMDEVGFMVTQITDQGLLRFQTLGGWWSQVLLAQRVQVMTDNGAIPGVISSIPPHLLDEEQRKKPMDVKNMLIDIGADDREDAQTLGIKPGQQAVPVCPFTPMANDKKIMAKAWDNRYGCGLSVELLKELANKQLPNTLYSGATVQEEVGLRGSKTAAHMIDPDIFLALDASPANDMSGDQNAFGQLGEGTLLRIFDRSMVTHRGMRDYILDTAESNDIPYQYFVSQGGTDAGSVHLSNNGVPSAVVGICSRYIHTSASMIHVDDYAAAKELLVKLVQTLDHNTVQKINSQV, encoded by the coding sequence ATGGATCAAGAGACCCAAACATTATTTAAGACTTTAACAGAACTACCGGGAGCGCCCGGATTTGAACATGACGTGCGTCAATTTTTAAAAGGCGAACTTAAAAAATACTCTGATGATATGATTCAAGACCGTTTAGGCAGCATCTTTGGTGTAAAAAAGGGAGATACTGAGGGGCCTAAGGTTATGGTTGCTGGTCACATGGATGAAGTGGGATTTATGGTCACGCAAATCACAGATCAAGGTCTTTTGCGCTTCCAAACATTGGGGGGCTGGTGGAGTCAAGTTTTATTGGCTCAACGGGTACAAGTGATGACGGACAATGGCGCCATCCCCGGTGTGATCAGCTCAATCCCTCCTCATCTTTTGGATGAGGAACAGCGCAAAAAACCAATGGATGTCAAGAATATGCTCATTGACATCGGAGCTGATGACCGTGAAGACGCCCAAACTTTAGGTATCAAACCTGGACAACAAGCGGTTCCAGTGTGCCCGTTCACGCCGATGGCGAACGATAAAAAAATTATGGCTAAAGCCTGGGATAATCGTTATGGTTGCGGTTTATCCGTTGAACTTCTCAAAGAATTGGCGAATAAACAGCTGCCGAATACATTATATTCGGGTGCAACGGTACAGGAGGAAGTTGGTTTGCGCGGGTCAAAGACGGCCGCTCATATGATTGATCCTGACATTTTTCTTGCCCTGGATGCGTCACCTGCTAATGATATGTCCGGTGATCAAAACGCTTTTGGACAACTAGGGGAAGGAACGTTATTAAGAATCTTTGATCGCAGTATGGTCACCCATCGCGGTATGCGGGACTATATTTTAGATACGGCTGAATCCAATGATATTCCTTACCAATATTTTGTGTCCCAGGGGGGGACTGATGCCGGAAGTGTTCATTTAAGCAACAATGGTGTTCCTTCGGCGGTTGTGGGGATTTGTTCACGGTATATTCACACATCAGCATCGATGATTCATGTTGATGATTATGCAGCTGCGAAAGAGTTGCTAGTCAAACTTGTACAGACACTTGATCACAATACAGTCCAGAAAATTAACAGCCAAGTATAA
- a CDS encoding DUF1444 domain-containing protein: MDSIQMKKRLEKRLKTSDRRITFNKKEDKLRIEDIHTEKGITLSLPGVISRYENNQDKGIDEVVYYVDEALKVMQNTQQLKGKEDAIYPVIRSTSFPTETGDGKQLLYKDHTAETRIFYAVDLDQSYRLIDHALMEEEGLHERIVDEMARFNLRSLPFEAKKDVVAGNTFFFVNYNDGYDASRILNPVFLDQMRQRVTGEMAVAVPHQDVLIVADIQNNQGYDILGQMTMNFFSNGYIPITSLPFIYEDEQLEPIFILAKNKPKNE, from the coding sequence ATGGATAGTATCCAAATGAAAAAGCGCTTGGAAAAACGGTTGAAAACATCCGATCGCCGGATAACTTTTAATAAAAAAGAAGATAAATTGAGAATTGAAGATATCCATACAGAGAAAGGTATTACGCTGTCACTGCCGGGGGTGATCAGTCGTTACGAAAACAATCAGGACAAGGGCATTGATGAAGTCGTTTACTATGTAGATGAGGCCTTGAAAGTGATGCAAAACACCCAGCAACTTAAAGGAAAAGAGGACGCGATTTATCCTGTCATTCGTTCAACATCGTTTCCGACTGAGACGGGGGATGGCAAGCAATTGCTTTATAAAGATCATACTGCAGAAACACGTATCTTTTACGCTGTAGATTTGGATCAATCTTATCGTTTAATTGATCATGCACTTATGGAAGAAGAAGGTTTGCATGAACGTATTGTGGATGAGATGGCCCGGTTTAATTTACGTTCATTACCGTTTGAAGCCAAGAAAGATGTAGTTGCCGGAAATACATTTTTCTTTGTCAATTATAATGATGGTTATGATGCCAGCCGGATTTTGAATCCTGTGTTTTTAGATCAGATGAGGCAAAGGGTGACAGGTGAGATGGCAGTTGCTGTGCCTCACCAAGATGTGTTGATTGTAGCTGATATTCAAAACAATCAAGGTTATGATATTCTTGGACAAATGACAATGAATTTTTTCTCTAACGGCTATATTCCCATTACATCATTACCGTTCATTTATGAAGATGAGCAGTTAGAACCGATTTTTATACTGGCAAAAAATAAACCTAAGAACGAATAG
- the trmB gene encoding tRNA (guanosine(46)-N7)-methyltransferase TrmB produces the protein MRPRYKPWAKDFIARHPEVIIPNAHEKRGMWHTSFAQPDLPLHIEIGSGKGKFIFEMAQRHPDVNFIGIERDENIIVSILQKIIQQPLDNLRLLQVDANDLLSIFAPNEVDRFYLNFSDPWPKNRHEKRRLTYRAFLDQYKTILKPSGELHMKTDNQGLFEYSLESFSRYGMIIKNISLDLHQSNFPDNVTTEYEEKFKAKGQRIYHCQTLFR, from the coding sequence ATGCGACCGCGTTATAAGCCATGGGCCAAAGATTTCATCGCCCGTCATCCAGAGGTCATTATTCCAAATGCTCATGAGAAACGGGGAATGTGGCACACCTCTTTTGCTCAGCCTGATTTACCATTACATATTGAGATTGGCTCAGGGAAAGGCAAATTTATATTTGAAATGGCACAAAGACACCCGGATGTTAACTTTATTGGAATCGAACGTGATGAAAACATCATTGTTAGTATTTTACAAAAAATTATCCAACAACCGCTAGATAATTTACGTTTACTACAAGTTGATGCGAATGACTTGCTAAGCATTTTTGCACCAAATGAAGTTGATCGGTTTTACTTGAATTTTTCTGATCCATGGCCAAAGAATCGACATGAAAAACGTCGGTTGACATATCGGGCGTTTTTGGATCAATATAAGACGATTTTAAAACCTAGCGGCGAGCTTCATATGAAGACAGATAACCAAGGCCTATTTGAATACTCTCTAGAGAGTTTTTCGAGATATGGGATGATTATTAAGAATATCAGTTTGGATTTACATCAATCCAATTTTCCTGACAATGTTACAACAGAATATGAGGAAAAATTTAAGGCTAAAGGTCAGCGTATCTATCATTGTCAAACCTTGTTCAGATAA
- a CDS encoding YtzH-like family protein has protein sequence MTLSSKDKLNLIKDILNSHQMDRNPTVSEYEQLFRSTNQLLQQQDSPELNDIIQAINEYSEAGLDENQSNEHLDHNTANINQWIQSLG, from the coding sequence ATGACGTTGTCCAGTAAAGATAAATTAAATCTCATCAAAGATATTCTAAATAGCCATCAAATGGATCGAAATCCGACTGTTTCTGAATATGAACAACTGTTCCGTTCAACCAATCAATTATTACAGCAGCAAGATAGCCCTGAATTAAATGACATTATTCAAGCTATCAATGAATACAGCGAAGCGGGATTGGATGAGAATCAATCCAATGAACATTTAGATCATAACACAGCCAACATTAATCAGTGGATTCAATCGCTTGGCTAA
- a CDS encoding nuclease-related domain-containing protein: protein MAQLIKLDRYVSRYEDNLFHYASQYIKIKQGKWAAFKNQSDLKLSNKMRHTFHKTMFRHQLVWASSTLNQRSEIMDIYKHHQELQFLLSNFSDTVLLMFHPIIQNGQLNTIMIHPGMVWNVKLLLGETDSVFQGDTNGTWQEITSNGRRSMDSPLHSIHQSATSLKKLLAGEQQQMPVHHYVLAPNSFIENYYPTGNVDIVDKRQFLDLQRKGLDSGQPMRHQQLNLAKWLLEKTETTAISR, encoded by the coding sequence GTGGCACAGTTGATTAAGTTAGATCGCTATGTTTCACGGTATGAAGATAATTTATTTCATTATGCTAGTCAATATATTAAGATTAAGCAGGGAAAATGGGCTGCTTTTAAAAACCAATCTGATTTGAAACTTTCCAATAAGATGAGACACACTTTTCATAAAACAATGTTTCGCCATCAATTGGTTTGGGCGTCATCAACGTTGAACCAGCGATCAGAGATTATGGATATATACAAACATCATCAGGAACTGCAATTTCTATTATCAAATTTCTCCGATACGGTGTTGCTGATGTTCCATCCTATTATTCAAAATGGACAACTGAACACGATTATGATTCACCCTGGAATGGTTTGGAATGTTAAGTTATTGCTTGGAGAGACAGATAGTGTCTTTCAAGGGGACACGAATGGGACATGGCAAGAGATTACTTCGAACGGCCGTCGTTCAATGGATAGTCCACTTCATTCCATTCACCAATCAGCAACATCTTTAAAAAAACTATTGGCTGGAGAACAACAACAGATGCCAGTTCATCATTATGTTTTGGCTCCGAATAGTTTTATAGAAAACTATTATCCTACGGGAAATGTTGACATCGTTGATAAACGACAGTTTTTGGATCTCCAGCGGAAGGGGCTAGATAGCGGACAGCCGATGCGGCATCAGCAGTTAAACCTAGCGAAATGGCTGTTAGAAAAGACTGAAACTACGGCTATTTCCAGATAG
- a CDS encoding DNA translocase FtsK produces MSNWLRRLFGLDEDTSPVDSKDVTGAHHQSHTYQSKRSSGGHFEDPYRKLSVQMKNKYPKETVTRSTKPQHHAHVEQESHRSKSKESSNRDQSVDNDYDHKQPFKLTEIPSPVYGFNKRPQRRDDVRFTEPPVDDEPEEWRVNQQEETVEEPESPQLDPEEQYPMDDDESHDQREEEQTEAQNRPATSVSAEQDIKQSAAPTRKRQRNPAIPYNVLMFRSDKSDDKGASEDAAPGPSSQPALAQDTNPVPPNKVSQSHNQKLDKPDLSLLNQAVDSQTQDEHWIEEKQKILIETLQNFNVKADVVNHIQGPAVTRFEIRLHPGVKVNKVINLTEDIKLSMAAEQIRISPVPGKDTVGIEIPNEYRKQVHLRQLLASDDFQTAASPLTAALGLDVTGQNVATDLSKMPHGLIAGATGSGKSVCIHSLILSLIYKAEPEEMRLLLIDPKVVELAVYQNLPHLASPVITQPKEASMSLKWAVAEMEERYQRFADAGVRDIQKYNQNVDNGKTDGEKMPYIVIIIDELADLMMTSPQEVEESICRIAQKARAAGIHMLVATQRPSVDVITGLIKSNIPTRIAFSVSSQADSRTILDMGGAERLLGKGDMLFAENGARDMRRVQGTFVTDDEIETVVDAFSGYDQLPDLFDQESLKQQSIDATDEQDDLFHEAGLFVIEQGQASVSSLQRRYRIGYNRAARLIDQLEMAGVVSEQNGSKPRQVLLTRDVFETDSAGASSV; encoded by the coding sequence ATGAGTAATTGGTTAAGACGACTTTTCGGTTTAGATGAAGATACGAGTCCTGTTGATTCAAAAGATGTCACCGGGGCTCATCATCAGTCTCATACATATCAAAGCAAACGATCTTCTGGTGGACACTTTGAAGATCCCTACCGGAAGTTATCGGTGCAAATGAAAAATAAATATCCTAAAGAAACGGTTACCAGGTCGACTAAGCCTCAGCATCATGCGCATGTGGAACAAGAATCGCATCGTTCAAAATCAAAGGAATCGTCTAATCGTGATCAATCAGTTGACAATGATTATGATCATAAACAGCCGTTTAAACTGACTGAAATCCCTTCACCTGTATATGGTTTCAATAAGCGGCCACAGAGACGTGACGATGTGCGATTCACCGAACCACCAGTGGATGATGAGCCCGAGGAATGGAGAGTTAATCAACAAGAAGAAACCGTGGAGGAACCTGAATCTCCTCAGTTAGATCCTGAAGAACAATACCCAATGGATGATGATGAATCACATGATCAACGAGAAGAAGAACAAACTGAGGCTCAGAATCGCCCGGCAACTTCAGTATCAGCAGAGCAAGATATAAAGCAGTCGGCGGCTCCTACTAGAAAACGCCAAAGAAATCCTGCAATTCCTTACAATGTATTAATGTTTCGGTCTGATAAAAGTGATGATAAAGGTGCTAGTGAGGACGCGGCACCAGGACCATCTAGTCAACCAGCGTTAGCACAAGATACTAATCCAGTACCACCTAATAAAGTTTCTCAGTCTCATAATCAAAAGCTGGACAAGCCTGATTTAAGTCTATTAAATCAGGCTGTTGATAGCCAGACTCAAGATGAACATTGGATTGAAGAGAAACAGAAGATTTTGATCGAAACACTGCAAAATTTCAATGTTAAAGCAGATGTTGTGAATCACATTCAAGGTCCGGCTGTTACCCGTTTTGAGATTCGTCTTCATCCAGGGGTTAAGGTCAATAAAGTGATTAATCTCACTGAAGATATCAAATTGAGCATGGCTGCAGAACAAATCCGAATCAGCCCTGTCCCGGGAAAAGATACGGTTGGTATTGAAATTCCTAATGAGTACCGTAAGCAAGTCCATTTGCGACAGCTGCTAGCGTCCGACGACTTTCAGACAGCCGCCTCCCCTTTAACCGCTGCTTTAGGTTTAGATGTGACGGGGCAAAATGTCGCAACAGACTTGAGTAAAATGCCGCACGGCTTGATTGCTGGTGCGACAGGATCAGGAAAAAGCGTCTGTATTCATTCATTAATTCTTAGTTTGATTTATAAAGCCGAACCTGAAGAAATGAGACTGCTATTAATTGATCCCAAAGTAGTTGAACTCGCTGTCTATCAAAATCTACCTCATTTGGCGTCACCGGTGATTACCCAGCCTAAGGAAGCTTCCATGTCTTTGAAGTGGGCGGTCGCCGAGATGGAAGAGCGGTATCAGCGGTTTGCTGACGCTGGGGTTCGTGATATTCAAAAGTATAATCAAAACGTAGATAATGGGAAAACCGATGGGGAGAAAATGCCATATATCGTCATCATTATTGACGAACTGGCAGATTTGATGATGACGAGTCCACAAGAAGTGGAGGAGTCGATTTGTCGAATTGCGCAAAAGGCAAGAGCGGCTGGGATCCATATGTTAGTTGCTACACAGCGTCCTTCTGTTGATGTGATCACCGGTTTGATTAAATCGAATATACCGACTCGGATTGCCTTTAGTGTATCATCACAAGCAGATTCGCGAACAATTTTAGATATGGGCGGTGCTGAACGCTTGTTAGGCAAAGGAGATATGTTATTTGCTGAAAATGGTGCAAGGGACATGCGCCGCGTGCAAGGCACCTTTGTGACTGATGATGAAATTGAGACAGTCGTTGATGCTTTCTCTGGATACGACCAGCTGCCGGATTTATTTGATCAGGAATCACTTAAACAACAATCCATAGATGCTACTGACGAACAGGATGACTTGTTTCATGAAGCCGGATTATTTGTTATTGAACAGGGGCAGGCTTCGGTATCAAGCTTGCAGCGCCGATATCGCATCGGATATAATCGTGCAGCTAGGCTTATTGACCAGTTGGAAATGGCTGGTGTTGTTTCCGAACAAAACGGAAGCAAGCCAAGACAAGTTTTACTTACCCGTGACGTATTTGAGACGGATAGTGCCGGAGCTTCCTCCGTATAA
- a CDS encoding PepSY domain-containing protein, with protein sequence MNWKSTIAAVSAGVAGGIIISQTLTKETLTPESALKKVKSAVKHNHELEGAWIYLQPESFVKDRLNYKVYKGGLTINEAGEVNHFDFVADATTGTILDFYKQP encoded by the coding sequence ATGAATTGGAAGTCGACAATAGCAGCCGTAAGTGCAGGTGTTGCCGGGGGCATCATCATAAGCCAGACATTAACAAAGGAAACACTCACGCCCGAAAGTGCCTTAAAAAAAGTCAAAAGCGCGGTCAAACATAACCACGAACTTGAAGGCGCTTGGATCTACTTACAACCCGAGTCTTTTGTTAAAGACAGGCTCAATTACAAAGTCTATAAAGGTGGATTAACAATTAATGAAGCGGGTGAGGTCAACCATTTTGACTTCGTCGCCGATGCGACAACAGGAACCATTCTTGATTTTTATAAACAGCCATGA
- a CDS encoding YtnP family quorum-quenching lactonase: MKQLHIGDYSVSWLNGGVTHMDGGAMFGVVPKPLWAKKYPYNDKNQIELRTDPILIQGHGRNIVIEGGIGNGKLSDKQKRNYGVTEEAKLVSSLTSVGLSPDDIDTVMMTHMHFDHATGLSRYEGDHLVSTFKNAVIWTSEIEWKEMREPNIRSKSTYWPENWQPIVDQVKTFEHEVDIGPGIRMIHTGGHSNGHAIIMIESQGETAVHMADIMPTHAHFNPLWVLAYDDYPMDSIRAKQKWIPYAIDQNAWFIYYHDAIYHALKWTQEGQVTDKIER, encoded by the coding sequence ATGAAACAGCTACATATTGGCGACTATTCTGTATCATGGCTTAATGGTGGTGTCACCCATATGGATGGTGGAGCCATGTTCGGTGTTGTTCCCAAACCGCTTTGGGCAAAGAAATATCCCTACAATGACAAAAACCAGATTGAGTTACGGACGGACCCTATATTAATTCAAGGACATGGCAGGAATATTGTGATTGAAGGGGGGATTGGCAATGGCAAATTGTCAGATAAGCAAAAGCGGAACTACGGTGTCACAGAAGAAGCCAAACTGGTGTCATCGTTGACATCCGTAGGACTGTCCCCCGATGATATTGATACCGTCATGATGACGCATATGCATTTTGACCATGCGACAGGGTTATCTCGGTACGAGGGTGACCATTTGGTATCAACTTTCAAAAACGCTGTGATTTGGACCTCTGAAATTGAATGGAAAGAAATGCGTGAGCCTAATATTCGATCCAAAAGCACCTATTGGCCGGAGAATTGGCAGCCTATAGTTGATCAAGTTAAAACGTTTGAACATGAAGTGGACATTGGACCAGGCATTCGTATGATTCATACTGGCGGACATAGTAATGGTCATGCTATTATTATGATTGAGAGTCAGGGCGAGACAGCGGTTCATATGGCCGATATTATGCCAACACATGCCCATTTCAACCCTCTATGGGTATTAGCCTATGATGATTATCCTATGGACTCTATTCGTGCTAAACAAAAATGGATCCCATATGCTATTGACCAAAATGCATGGTTCATTTACTATCATGATGCTATTTATCATGCTTTGAAGTGGACACAAGAAGGTCAAGTGACTGACAAGATTGAGCGATAA